The following coding sequences lie in one Tichowtungia aerotolerans genomic window:
- a CDS encoding superoxide dismutase, Ni, translated as MMKKLLTFLSLSALLAATAAAHCQIPCGIYDDAARITEMKEHVTTIEKSMKEIAALKPDSAQNINQLTRWVNNKELHADQLTEIVTYYFMAQRIKPDAAQYDAKLKTLHAIMIECMKAKQTVDQAHVAKLRTLISEFEHLYIGHDAMAHDHAH; from the coding sequence ATGATGAAGAAGTTACTCACATTCCTGTCCCTGTCTGCCCTGCTGGCCGCAACAGCCGCCGCCCACTGCCAAATTCCCTGCGGCATCTACGACGATGCCGCGCGAATTACAGAAATGAAGGAGCATGTCACCACCATCGAAAAATCGATGAAGGAAATCGCAGCCCTGAAACCGGATTCCGCGCAGAACATCAATCAGCTGACCCGCTGGGTGAACAACAAGGAACTGCATGCAGACCAGCTGACAGAAATTGTGACCTACTATTTCATGGCTCAGCGCATTAAACCGGACGCAGCACAATATGATGCCAAGCTGAAGACTTTGCACGCGATCATGATTGAGTGCATGAAAGCCAAGCAGACGGTTGATCAGGCGCATGTCGCCAAGCTGCGCACCCTGATCTCAGAATTTGAGCATTTGTATATCGGTCATGATGCCATGGCGCACGACCATGCACATTGA
- a CDS encoding ABC transporter ATP-binding protein has translation MLVSPRSPLEYSFRSERPVRTLFSLLRRKRLYYVVTVLMLILKHSPMWIIPFLTARVINTLADPKLYPVSQLPFYFGAVVILTVQNVPSHTIYISMLSGAVRDLERTLRSALVTRLQHLSIAFHDRSETGRLQAKVLRDVEQIQMFCMLVGEGGMVAVLSFLFAVTVTAVREPRMLLFFLLMVPLVALMRTLFGRKIQQRNSAFRQQVEQMSSGVSEMLNMIPVVRAHGLEGEASREMNRQFEEVNQRGRKLDQINALFGASSWVTFQLSMIVGLSVLSWFCLKGWIPVGDVVLYQSLFSMIIMCVTQMLTIYPQLAKGLESVRSLGEVLEYPDLEHNRGRRKVDRLRGEVAFRDVLFSYEEGKAPAINRVSLDVTPGECIALVGPSGGGKSTMMQLLIGFRRPQDGQILIDGQNMEELDMRTVRRFISVVPQETILFSGTILENIVYGLSDVSMDQVNEVLAAANLSELVESLPEGIQTRIGEDGAMLSGGQRQRIAIARALIRNPQILVLDEATSALDVVSEKKVQEAIDRAVQNRTTFIVAHRLSTVRAADRIVVMKDGRVAEVGSYDELMARDGVFREMQSLQQ, from the coding sequence ATGCTTGTTTCCCCGCGCAGCCCGCTTGAGTACAGTTTCCGCAGCGAACGCCCCGTACGCACGCTTTTCAGCCTTTTGCGCCGCAAACGGCTGTATTATGTGGTGACGGTGCTGATGCTGATTCTGAAGCATTCGCCGATGTGGATTATTCCGTTTCTGACTGCGCGGGTGATCAATACATTGGCCGACCCGAAGCTTTATCCGGTTTCTCAGCTGCCGTTTTACTTTGGAGCTGTTGTGATATTGACGGTTCAGAATGTTCCGTCGCACACCATTTATATCTCCATGCTCAGCGGCGCGGTCCGCGATTTGGAGCGAACTCTGCGCAGCGCTCTGGTAACACGACTGCAGCATTTGTCGATTGCTTTCCATGACCGCTCAGAAACAGGGCGGCTGCAGGCTAAAGTGCTGCGGGATGTGGAGCAGATTCAGATGTTCTGTATGCTGGTGGGCGAGGGCGGCATGGTGGCGGTTCTGTCATTCCTGTTTGCGGTGACGGTGACTGCAGTGCGTGAGCCGCGCATGCTGCTGTTCTTTCTGCTGATGGTGCCGCTGGTGGCGTTGATGCGGACTCTGTTCGGCCGGAAAATTCAGCAGCGCAACAGTGCGTTTCGCCAGCAGGTGGAACAGATGTCCTCCGGCGTGAGCGAAATGCTTAATATGATTCCGGTCGTGCGTGCGCATGGCTTGGAAGGCGAAGCATCCCGCGAAATGAACCGCCAGTTTGAGGAGGTTAACCAGCGCGGGCGCAAACTGGACCAGATCAATGCGCTGTTCGGTGCTTCGTCATGGGTTACCTTTCAGCTTTCAATGATCGTCGGCCTGTCTGTCTTGAGCTGGTTCTGCCTGAAAGGATGGATTCCGGTCGGGGATGTTGTTTTGTATCAGTCGCTGTTCAGTATGATTATCATGTGTGTCACTCAGATGCTGACGATTTACCCGCAGCTGGCTAAAGGGCTGGAATCCGTGCGCTCTCTGGGCGAGGTTCTGGAGTACCCCGACCTCGAACACAACCGCGGGCGGCGAAAAGTGGATAGGCTTCGCGGCGAAGTTGCGTTTCGTGATGTGCTGTTCAGCTACGAGGAGGGAAAAGCGCCGGCCATTAACCGGGTTTCGCTCGATGTGACGCCCGGCGAGTGCATTGCTCTGGTTGGGCCGAGCGGTGGCGGTAAATCAACAATGATGCAGCTGCTGATCGGGTTCCGACGGCCTCAGGATGGACAGATTCTGATCGACGGGCAGAATATGGAAGAGCTCGATATGCGCACCGTTCGCCGTTTTATTTCCGTGGTACCGCAGGAAACCATTCTGTTTTCCGGAACGATTCTGGAAAACATTGTGTACGGGCTGTCCGATGTAAGTATGGATCAGGTGAATGAGGTGCTTGCCGCCGCCAACCTGAGTGAGCTTGTGGAGAGCCTCCCTGAAGGCATTCAGACCCGGATCGGAGAAGACGGTGCGATGCTTTCCGGCGGTCAGCGCCAGCGCATTGCCATTGCCCGCGCACTGATTCGCAATCCGCAGATTCTGGTGCTGGACGAAGCGACGTCGGCGCTCGATGTGGTTTCTGAAAAGAAAGTGCAGGAAGCCATTGATCGCGCGGTGCAGAACCGCACCACCTTTATTGTGGCGCATCGTCTTTCAACCGTCCGCGCAGCCGACCGCATCGTGGTGATGAAAGACGGTCGGGTGGCGGAAGTCGGTTCGTATGACGAGCTGATGGCGCGCGATGGTGTCTTCCGGGAAATGCAGTCGCTTCAGCAGTAA
- a CDS encoding flavin reductase, translating into MKNFTEIDVLKLNESPFRMIGKEWMLVTAGSMAQWNTMTASWGAMGELWFKPVVFTFFRPQRYTLEFVELEEFFTLSFFDEKHRTALNFCGSNSGRDCDKAEKTGLTPVSTPNGSVAFGEARLVLECRKMYFQDLDPSHFLDPEISKCYPKEDYHRMFVGEVMTALQHT; encoded by the coding sequence ATGAAAAATTTTACAGAAATCGACGTGCTGAAACTGAATGAAAGTCCGTTTCGGATGATCGGCAAGGAGTGGATGCTGGTTACGGCCGGAAGCATGGCGCAGTGGAACACCATGACCGCCAGCTGGGGCGCGATGGGAGAGCTGTGGTTTAAACCGGTTGTGTTTACTTTTTTCCGCCCGCAGCGTTACACGCTGGAATTTGTCGAGCTCGAAGAGTTTTTCACGCTGTCGTTCTTTGATGAAAAACACCGGACGGCTCTCAATTTCTGCGGTTCCAATTCCGGGCGTGACTGCGATAAAGCGGAAAAAACCGGACTGACGCCGGTTTCGACGCCAAACGGCTCTGTGGCTTTTGGGGAAGCCCGCCTGGTGCTGGAATGCCGCAAGATGTATTTTCAGGACCTCGACCCGTCCCATTTCCTGGATCCTGAAATCAGCAAGTGCTATCCCAAAGAGGACTACCACCGCATGTTCGTCGGCGAAGTGATGACTGCCCTGCAGCACACCTGA
- a CDS encoding excinuclease ABC subunit UvrC, which yields MQWPENIQKKLRELPDEPGVYLMRGREGAIIYVGKAASLRKRVQSYFRESTFRRADPKIRGLIKSIKDFDILVVKSEAEALLTEGKLIKEYKPRYNSFFKDDKRFPMLRIDLHKPFPLFGICRIDKKDGAHYFGPYASAAAARAALEFVEKRFGIRQCRPTVPDADTYKHCNNDIIRHCSAPCVGKVTPEEYRERVETACAFLRGERPEFIKEIRSQMEEAAAEHKFEEAAALRDMMLLLHRAIKERALVRKSDKMRADDAQAGLEELARELQLPKPPRVIECFDISNISGTYAVASMVAAVDGVPTPQRYRRFRIKTVEGSDDPRMMAEAVGRRYSRLQKEGAAFPDLLIVDGGITQLRAARAVLKELGVDLPSVGLAKQFEELVRDEKPTVRLPKDSPARAIVTGLRDEAHRFAISYHRELRNKRIRESALDEIPGIGKKTKERILAHFGSFARLRRASLEDLQNAPGIGPKTAQLIKDTLEAS from the coding sequence ATGCAGTGGCCGGAAAATATTCAGAAAAAACTGAGGGAACTTCCCGACGAGCCGGGCGTTTATCTGATGCGCGGGCGCGAAGGGGCCATCATTTATGTCGGCAAAGCGGCATCGCTGCGCAAACGGGTTCAGAGTTATTTTCGTGAAAGCACATTTCGGCGTGCCGATCCCAAAATCCGAGGGCTGATCAAGTCGATCAAGGATTTCGATATCCTGGTGGTGAAAAGCGAGGCGGAGGCTTTGCTGACCGAAGGAAAGCTGATCAAGGAATACAAGCCGCGCTACAACTCCTTTTTCAAGGACGACAAGCGCTTCCCGATGCTGCGCATTGATCTGCACAAGCCGTTTCCACTGTTTGGAATCTGCCGGATCGACAAAAAGGACGGCGCGCATTATTTCGGTCCGTACGCCTCGGCGGCGGCCGCGCGAGCGGCGCTGGAGTTTGTCGAAAAGCGTTTCGGGATCCGGCAATGCCGCCCGACGGTTCCGGATGCCGACACCTATAAACACTGCAATAACGACATTATTCGTCATTGTTCAGCGCCATGCGTCGGCAAAGTGACGCCGGAAGAATATCGTGAGCGCGTTGAAACGGCCTGCGCTTTTCTGCGCGGCGAGCGGCCGGAGTTCATCAAGGAAATTCGTTCGCAGATGGAAGAGGCGGCGGCGGAGCATAAATTTGAAGAAGCCGCTGCTCTGCGCGATATGATGCTTCTGCTGCACCGTGCGATAAAGGAACGGGCGCTGGTGCGTAAAAGCGACAAAATGCGCGCCGATGACGCGCAGGCCGGGCTCGAAGAACTCGCGCGGGAACTGCAGCTCCCAAAGCCGCCGCGTGTGATCGAGTGTTTTGATATTTCCAATATTTCCGGAACCTATGCGGTGGCCAGTATGGTCGCGGCGGTCGACGGCGTGCCGACGCCGCAGCGCTACCGCCGTTTTCGCATCAAAACCGTGGAAGGCAGTGACGATCCGCGCATGATGGCGGAAGCCGTCGGTCGCAGATACAGCCGCCTTCAAAAAGAGGGCGCGGCGTTCCCGGATCTGCTGATTGTGGACGGCGGCATTACGCAGCTGCGCGCCGCGCGTGCGGTTCTGAAAGAACTGGGCGTCGATTTGCCGTCGGTCGGGCTGGCCAAGCAGTTCGAAGAACTGGTGCGGGACGAAAAACCGACCGTGCGGCTTCCCAAAGACTCTCCGGCGCGCGCGATCGTCACCGGTTTGCGCGACGAGGCGCACCGCTTTGCCATTTCCTATCATCGCGAACTGCGAAACAAGCGGATTCGTGAGTCCGCTCTCGATGAAATTCCTGGCATTGGGAAAAAGACCAAAGAGCGGATTTTGGCGCATTTCGGCTCGTTCGCACGCCTGCGTCGTGCTTCACTCGAAGACCTTCAGAATGCGCCGGGAATCGGCCCTAAAACTGCACAACTGATTAAGGATACATTGGAGGCATCATGA
- a CDS encoding lactonase family protein: MKTNSSCASVLAAGMIANASSSDLFRVYFGTQAKGAQRGIYMALFDAKTGKLEEPVHVSDSIRPGFVVIHPDGQYLYATDAAGSFTGGTSHFVSSYRIEEPSGILTDLNTQAVGTGGPCHISLSPDSRFLLAADYRGACCATLPILENFEIGEPTAVREHSGSGPNPKRQEKAHTHSFNGSPDGKFALAADLGIDQILSYRFDDGDLTLFGETPTAPGAGPRHLVFHPNGQFAYVSMELNGTVSAYEYSDGTLTEIQTCTTLPGNFAGDNTVSEVQITPDGRFLYVGNRGHESLAIFAVDPESGKLTALGHESTRGKHPRHFNIDPSGRFLIAANMHSDNVVVFRIDPETGKLDFTGSEISVPAPSCVQFFSI, encoded by the coding sequence ATGAAAACAAACTCTTCCTGCGCTTCCGTCCTCGCCGCCGGCATGATTGCCAACGCGTCTTCTTCCGACCTCTTCCGCGTCTATTTCGGAACGCAGGCGAAAGGTGCTCAGCGCGGCATCTACATGGCTCTGTTCGATGCAAAAACCGGAAAACTGGAGGAGCCGGTGCATGTCAGCGACTCCATCCGCCCCGGCTTTGTGGTAATCCATCCCGACGGTCAATACCTGTATGCCACGGATGCCGCCGGCAGTTTTACAGGCGGCACCAGCCATTTTGTCAGCTCCTACCGCATTGAAGAACCGTCCGGAATATTGACGGATCTGAACACTCAGGCAGTCGGAACCGGCGGTCCCTGCCACATTTCACTCTCGCCCGACAGCCGGTTTCTGCTGGCTGCCGACTATCGCGGAGCCTGCTGCGCAACGCTTCCAATCCTTGAAAACTTTGAAATCGGCGAACCGACCGCGGTCCGCGAACACAGCGGCTCCGGCCCGAATCCGAAGCGACAGGAAAAAGCGCACACGCACTCGTTCAATGGTTCCCCGGACGGAAAATTCGCACTGGCTGCGGATCTGGGGATCGACCAGATTCTGTCGTACCGTTTTGATGACGGTGATCTGACATTGTTCGGAGAAACCCCAACCGCTCCCGGTGCCGGCCCGCGCCACCTGGTGTTTCATCCCAACGGACAATTTGCGTACGTCAGCATGGAACTCAACGGAACCGTTTCCGCCTATGAATACAGCGACGGAACGCTCACCGAAATCCAGACCTGCACAACACTCCCCGGGAATTTTGCCGGCGACAACACCGTTTCCGAAGTCCAGATTACTCCGGATGGACGCTTTCTATATGTCGGGAACCGAGGACACGAAAGCCTCGCAATCTTCGCGGTGGATCCGGAAAGCGGCAAACTGACTGCACTCGGTCATGAATCGACGCGCGGAAAACATCCGCGCCACTTTAACATCGATCCCTCCGGCCGCTTTCTGATCGCCGCGAACATGCACAGCGATAATGTGGTTGTCTTCCGTATCGATCCCGAAACCGGAAAACTGGATTTTACCGGCAGCGAAATTTCCGTTCCCGCGCCCTCCTGCGTACAGTTTTTTTCTATATAA